One Streptomyces coeruleorubidus DNA segment encodes these proteins:
- the leuD gene encoding 3-isopropylmalate dehydratase small subunit gives MEAFTTHTGRAVPLRRSNVDTDQIIPAHWLKKVTRDGFEDGLFEAWRKDASFVLNQAERKGATVLVAGPDFGTGSSREHAVWALQNYGFKAVISSRFADIFRGNSLKNGLLTVVLEQKIVDALWELTEKDPQAEITVDLVAREVRAEGITASFELDENARWRLLNGLDDISITLQNEADIAAYEAKRPAFKPRTLPV, from the coding sequence ATGGAAGCCTTCACCACCCACACCGGCCGGGCCGTCCCGCTGCGCCGCAGCAACGTCGACACCGACCAGATCATCCCCGCCCACTGGCTCAAGAAGGTCACGCGGGACGGGTTCGAGGACGGGCTGTTCGAGGCCTGGCGCAAGGACGCGTCGTTCGTGCTCAACCAGGCCGAGCGCAAGGGCGCGACCGTCCTGGTCGCAGGTCCCGACTTCGGCACCGGCTCCTCCCGCGAGCACGCCGTCTGGGCGCTGCAGAACTACGGCTTCAAGGCCGTGATCTCCTCCCGCTTCGCCGACATCTTCCGCGGCAACTCGCTCAAGAACGGCCTGCTCACGGTCGTTCTGGAGCAGAAGATCGTGGACGCGCTGTGGGAGCTCACCGAGAAGGACCCGCAGGCCGAGATCACCGTCGACCTGGTCGCCCGCGAGGTGCGCGCCGAGGGCATCACCGCCTCCTTCGAGCTGGACGAGAACGCCCGCTGGCGGCTGCTGAACGGCCTCGACGACATCTCGATCACCCTCCAGAACGAGGCGGACATCGCCGCGTACGAGGCCAAGCGCCCGGCGTTCAAGCCGCGGACGCTCCCGGTCTGA